In Bacteroides coprosuis DSM 18011, the following are encoded in one genomic region:
- a CDS encoding 4Fe-4S ferredoxin iron-sulfur binding domain-containing protein (InterPro IPR001450~KEGG: bth:BT_2414 ferredoxin~PFAM: 4Fe-4S binding domain~SPTR: Ferredoxin;~IMG reference gene:2504106311~PFAM: 4Fe-4S binding domain) — protein MAYVINEDCIACGTCIDECPVEAISEGDIYSIDADICTDCGTCADVCPSEAIHPAE, from the coding sequence ATGGCTTACGTAATTAATGAAGACTGTATAGCTTGTGGTACTTGTATTGACGAGTGTCCAGTAGAAGCTATTTCTGAAGGTGATATCTATTCTATTGATGCTGATATTTGTACAGACTGTGGTACTTGTGCAGATGTTTGCCCATCAGAAGCTATCCACCCTGCAGAATAA
- a CDS encoding Homoserine O-succinyltransferase (COGs: COG1897 Homoserine trans-succinylase~HAMAP: Homoserine O-succinyltransferase~InterPro IPR005697~KEGG: bfs:BF0548 homoserine O-succinyltransferase~PFAM: Homoserine O-succinyltransferase~PRIAM: Homoserine O-succinyltransferase~SPTR: Homoserine O-succinyltransferase;~TIGRFAM: Homoserine O-succinyltransferase~IMG reference gene:2504106312~PFAM: Homoserine O-succinyltransferase~TIGRFAM: homoserine O-succinyltransferase) — MPLNIPNNLPAISYLEEENIFVLDGFRAISQDIRPLKIAVLNLMPLKIETETDLIRLLSNTPLQIELTLLKIGSHIPKNTPAEHMDQFYVDFAEIESQKYDGLIITGAPVENMPFEEVDYWDELVTILNWSKTHVTSTVHICWAAQAGLYHHYGISKHLLKQKMFGVFPHHILVKNHPLFRGFDDVFYVPHSRHTEVKIEDILACPELQLLSVSDEAGAYMVSARNGREIYITGHSEYTAFTLDNEYKRDLSKGLNIQIPRNYYQGDNPNNDPVVRWKAHANLLFSNWLNYFVYQQTPFKIEEIR; from the coding sequence ATGCCACTAAACATACCCAACAACTTACCTGCAATATCATATCTAGAAGAGGAAAATATTTTTGTTCTAGATGGATTTAGAGCGATATCACAAGATATTCGCCCTTTGAAGATTGCTGTTTTAAATTTGATGCCTTTAAAAATAGAAACAGAAACAGATTTGATCCGTTTGTTGTCAAATACTCCATTGCAGATAGAATTAACGTTATTGAAAATTGGCTCTCATATTCCCAAGAATACCCCTGCGGAACATATGGATCAATTTTATGTTGATTTTGCAGAAATTGAATCACAAAAATATGATGGATTAATAATCACAGGAGCTCCTGTCGAGAATATGCCCTTTGAAGAAGTTGATTATTGGGATGAGTTAGTTACTATTTTAAACTGGTCAAAGACGCATGTTACTTCTACAGTACATATTTGCTGGGCTGCTCAAGCAGGTTTATACCATCATTATGGAATATCTAAACATCTTCTGAAACAAAAGATGTTTGGCGTTTTCCCTCATCATATATTGGTGAAAAATCACCCCTTGTTTAGAGGCTTTGATGATGTGTTTTACGTACCGCATAGCAGACACACAGAAGTAAAAATAGAAGATATATTGGCTTGTCCCGAACTGCAACTTTTATCTGTCTCAGATGAGGCTGGAGCATATATGGTCTCAGCTCGTAATGGGAGAGAAATATATATAACAGGTCATTCAGAGTATACCGCATTTACGCTTGATAATGAATATAAGAGAGATTTGTCTAAAGGCTTAAATATTCAAATTCCAAGAAATTATTATCAAGGAGATAATCCTAATAATGATCCCGTTGTACGATGGAAAGCACATGCCAATTTATTGTTTTCTAATTGGCTTAATTATTTTGTTTATCAACAAACCCCATTTAAAATAGAAGAGATAAGATGA
- a CDS encoding peptidase U32 (COGs: COG0826 Collagenase and related protease~InterPro IPR001539~KEGG: bth:BT_2412 putative collagenase~PFAM: Peptidase U32~SPTR: Protease;~IMG reference gene:2504106313~PFAM: Collagenase; Peptidase family U32) — protein sequence MRKREIELLAPAKNLECGIAAIDHGADAVYIGAPKMGARVAANNSLEDIAALVDYAHLFKVKIYVTVNTIIKEEELQETEAMIWDLYRIGVDALIIQDMGILEMNLPPIPLHSSTQNDNRTVAKVQFLEKAGFEQVVLARELSLNEIRKIHESCPNVKLEIFVHGALCVSYSGQCYVSEACTGRSANRGACSQFCRLPFTLKDSTDKIIATDKHFLSMKDLNQIDRLEELLDAGAYSLKIEGRLKDISYVKNVTAAYRQALDKVMERREEYMRSSSGITQFTFEPQLDKSFSRGFTNLFLDGRQSDIASFDTPKSLGEEMGYMKEARRNFLIVAGVKPFHNGDGACFIDENGKLQGFRVNKVEGNKIYPQEMPAIKPKTIIYRNFDQEFDRLLSKPSAERLIAVQMLFEETARGFRLKMVDEDNFSVYVDVDADKELARSPQYDNIHRQLNKLGNTPFYMGEIQINLSQEWFIPSSILANVRRDAVDALIEVRKKEYPREEIKLSPTSHPFIVDNLTYLGNVMNTKAESFYVRHNVNHIDPAFEKQHVADGVLMFCKHCIRYSMGWCPTYQKNKSPYQEPYYLVDPNGNEFKLQFDCKNCQMKVLRK from the coding sequence ATGAGAAAAAGAGAAATAGAACTGTTAGCTCCAGCTAAAAACCTAGAATGTGGCATTGCTGCAATAGATCATGGTGCTGATGCTGTATATATAGGTGCTCCTAAAATGGGAGCTCGTGTTGCAGCCAACAATTCTTTGGAAGATATTGCTGCTTTGGTTGATTATGCCCATCTTTTTAAAGTAAAAATCTATGTGACTGTTAATACTATTATAAAAGAAGAGGAGTTGCAAGAGACAGAAGCTATGATCTGGGATTTGTATCGTATAGGTGTCGATGCTCTGATTATTCAGGATATGGGAATTTTAGAAATGAATCTTCCGCCTATTCCTTTACATTCTAGTACACAAAATGATAATCGAACAGTCGCCAAAGTTCAATTTCTTGAAAAAGCTGGTTTTGAACAGGTCGTTTTAGCTAGGGAGTTATCTCTAAATGAAATACGAAAAATTCACGAAAGCTGCCCTAATGTAAAATTGGAGATTTTTGTTCATGGAGCTTTATGTGTTAGTTATAGTGGACAATGTTATGTTAGTGAAGCTTGTACAGGCAGAAGTGCAAATAGAGGAGCTTGTTCTCAGTTTTGCCGATTACCCTTTACCTTAAAAGATAGTACAGATAAAATCATAGCTACAGACAAACACTTTTTATCAATGAAAGACTTGAATCAAATAGATCGCTTGGAAGAGCTACTTGATGCAGGAGCTTATTCCTTGAAGATAGAAGGTCGGTTAAAAGATATTAGCTATGTGAAAAATGTTACTGCTGCTTATCGTCAAGCTTTAGATAAGGTAATGGAGCGTAGAGAAGAATATATGCGTTCTTCTTCGGGTATTACTCAATTTACTTTTGAACCCCAATTGGATAAAAGCTTTAGCAGAGGTTTTACAAACCTCTTTTTAGATGGTCGTCAGTCTGATATTGCTTCTTTTGATACACCAAAATCATTAGGTGAAGAAATGGGGTACATGAAAGAGGCTCGCAGAAACTTCTTGATTGTGGCTGGAGTAAAACCTTTTCATAATGGTGATGGAGCTTGTTTTATTGATGAAAATGGTAAACTTCAAGGTTTTAGAGTGAACAAGGTAGAGGGGAATAAAATTTATCCTCAGGAGATGCCAGCTATTAAGCCAAAAACAATTATCTACCGAAACTTTGATCAAGAATTTGATAGACTATTGTCTAAACCTTCGGCAGAACGCTTGATAGCAGTCCAGATGTTGTTTGAGGAAACCGCAAGAGGATTCCGTTTGAAGATGGTCGATGAAGATAACTTTTCAGTATATGTAGATGTTGATGCAGATAAAGAACTAGCAAGATCTCCTCAGTATGATAATATTCATCGACAATTAAATAAATTGGGTAATACACCTTTCTATATGGGTGAAATTCAAATTAACTTATCTCAAGAATGGTTCATACCTTCTTCTATTCTGGCTAATGTGAGAAGAGATGCAGTAGATGCTCTTATTGAAGTACGCAAAAAGGAATATCCAAGAGAAGAGATCAAACTGAGTCCAACTTCTCATCCCTTTATCGTGGATAATTTAACTTATTTGGGAAATGTAATGAACACAAAAGCTGAATCATTTTATGTTCGTCATAATGTTAATCACATAGATCCAGCTTTTGAAAAGCAGCATGTAGCTGATGGCGTTCTTATGTTTTGTAAACACTGTATACGTTATTCTATGGGATGGTGCCCTACTTATCAAAAGAATAAATCACCATATCAAGAACCTTACTATTTGGTTGATCCCAATGGAAATGAATTTAAACTACAATTTGATTGTAAAAATTGTCAGATGAAAGTACTGAGGAAGTGA
- a CDS encoding transcriptional regulator, LuxR family (COGs: COG2197 Response regulator containing a CheY-like receiver domain and an HTH DNA-binding domain~InterPro IPR000792~KEGG: bth:BT_2408 LuxR family transcriptional regulator~PFAM: Transcription regulator LuxR, C-terminal~SMART: Transcription regulator LuxR, C-terminal~SPTR: LuxR family transcriptional regulator;~IMG reference gene:2504106314~PFAM: Bacterial regulatory proteins, luxR family) produces the protein MKHPSHTSKNGPKPEIAIVEPNILAALGLKSILQELIPIAIIRVFHSFEHFMSDTPDMYAHYFITGQIYLEHNFFFLPRKRRTIVMSPENQMMLISGVKLLNIHQDEKGIIKSIMDLHRNAHEPNHSKNMEAINAHQVHELSPREIDVISLIAVGKTNKEIAKKLSISQTTVITHRKNITDKLGIKSVSGLTIYAVINGYIDTNQI, from the coding sequence ATGAAACACCCATCACATACATCAAAAAACGGACCTAAGCCAGAAATAGCAATTGTTGAACCCAATATTCTTGCTGCATTAGGACTAAAATCTATTTTGCAAGAACTCATACCTATTGCTATTATTCGGGTTTTTCATAGTTTCGAACACTTTATGAGTGACACACCAGATATGTATGCTCACTACTTTATTACGGGACAAATATATCTTGAACATAATTTTTTCTTTCTTCCTCGAAAGAGAAGAACTATTGTTATGTCACCAGAAAATCAAATGATGTTAATTTCTGGTGTCAAACTACTAAATATACACCAAGACGAAAAAGGGATTATCAAATCAATAATGGATTTACATAGAAATGCTCATGAACCCAACCATTCAAAGAATATGGAGGCTATTAATGCCCATCAAGTCCATGAGCTGAGTCCAAGAGAAATAGATGTTATATCCCTAATTGCTGTTGGTAAAACCAATAAAGAAATAGCTAAAAAGCTAAGCATTAGTCAAACAACCGTTATTACCCACCGCAAGAATATAACAGATAAGCTAGGTATAAAGTCTGTATCAGGGCTAACTATTTATGCTGTAATAAATGGTTATATTGATACGAATCAAATTTAG
- a CDS encoding DNA repair protein RadA (COGs: COG1066 ATP-dependent serine protease~InterPro IPR003593:IPR004504~KEGG: bth:BT_2406 DNA repair protein RadA~SMART: ATPase, AAA+ type, core~SPTR: DNA repair protein radA;~TIGRFAM: DNA repair protein RadA~IMG reference gene:2504106315~PFAM: KaiC; Lon protease (S16) C-terminal proteolytic domain~TIGRFAM: DNA repair protein RadA), which yields MAKEKTVYFCSNCGYESIKWVGKCPMCNQWNTFIENKIVEQKSSNSFSDSQKQKQNLPKLIEEISTSQEERINMHDEELNRVLGGGLVSGSLVLLGGEPGIGKSTLVLQTVLQINDKKILYVSGEESAKQLKLRAERLNKSSTNCYIVCETSLERIFSHIKNVIPDLIVIDSIQTIATEKVDSSPGSLSQVRECSVDLLRLAKESHIPIILIGHINKEGSIAGPKVLEHIVDTVLQFEGDQQHLYRILRSIKNRFGSTSEIGIYEMRQDGLRQVSNPSELLLSQEHVGMSGVAIAAAIEGVRPFLIETQALVSSAVYGTPQRSATGFDTRRMNMLLAVLEKRVGFKLAQKDVFLNIAGGIKVSDPAIDLAVISAILSSNMDVAIDNSICVAGEVGLSGEIRPVNRIEQRIKEADKLGFKRFILPKFNLQGIDTKNLNIELNPVRKVEEAFRFLFG from the coding sequence ATGGCTAAAGAAAAAACAGTGTATTTTTGTTCTAACTGTGGATATGAGTCTATCAAATGGGTAGGGAAATGTCCTATGTGCAACCAATGGAACACCTTTATAGAGAATAAGATAGTAGAACAAAAGAGTTCTAATAGTTTCTCGGATTCTCAAAAGCAAAAGCAAAATCTGCCCAAACTAATAGAGGAGATTAGTACCTCACAGGAAGAAAGGATTAATATGCACGATGAAGAATTGAATCGTGTACTCGGTGGAGGATTAGTTTCTGGATCATTAGTACTATTAGGAGGAGAACCTGGTATTGGAAAATCTACACTCGTTTTGCAAACAGTATTACAAATTAATGACAAAAAGATATTATATGTATCTGGCGAGGAAAGTGCCAAGCAATTAAAATTAAGAGCAGAACGACTAAATAAGAGTTCAACAAATTGTTACATCGTATGTGAAACCTCTTTAGAAAGGATATTTTCACATATAAAAAATGTAATTCCCGACTTAATAGTAATTGATTCCATTCAGACTATTGCTACAGAGAAAGTGGATTCCTCACCAGGAAGTTTATCGCAAGTAAGAGAATGTTCTGTTGATTTACTACGTTTAGCAAAAGAAAGTCATATACCAATTATCCTTATTGGTCATATTAATAAAGAAGGTAGTATAGCAGGACCTAAAGTCTTAGAACATATAGTGGATACAGTTTTGCAGTTTGAAGGAGATCAACAACACCTATATCGCATCCTTAGGAGCATTAAAAACAGATTTGGTAGTACTTCAGAGATTGGTATCTATGAAATGAGGCAAGATGGATTAAGGCAAGTAAGCAATCCTTCTGAATTATTACTGTCGCAAGAGCATGTAGGAATGAGTGGAGTTGCAATAGCAGCAGCAATAGAGGGAGTAAGACCTTTTCTTATTGAAACTCAAGCTTTGGTTAGCTCAGCAGTTTATGGCACACCTCAACGGTCTGCAACAGGATTTGATACCAGAAGAATGAATATGCTATTGGCTGTTTTAGAGAAAAGAGTAGGATTTAAATTAGCTCAAAAAGATGTCTTCTTGAATATTGCTGGAGGGATAAAAGTTAGTGATCCTGCAATAGACTTAGCTGTAATCAGTGCTATTCTATCATCAAACATGGATGTGGCTATAGACAATTCAATCTGTGTAGCAGGAGAAGTTGGGTTATCAGGAGAAATTCGCCCAGTTAATCGCATTGAACAAAGGATAAAAGAAGCCGATAAATTAGGGTTTAAACGATTTATTTTGCCTAAATTTAACCTGCAGGGGATTGATACGAAGAATCTAAACATAGAACTAAACCCTGTGAGAAAAGTAGAAGAAGCTTTTAGATTCCTATTTGGATAA
- a CDS encoding OmpA/MotB domain protein (COGs: COG2885 Outer membrane protein and related peptidoglycan-associated (lipo)protein~InterPro IPR006665~KEGG: bth:BT_0418 outer membrane porin F precursor~PFAM: Outer membrane protein, OmpA/MotB, C-terminal~SPTR: Putative uncharacterized protein;~IMG reference gene:2504106316~PFAM: OmpA family): MKKSLLTAVFALASLGGVAYAQSNDNISVNTDKYKVETNRFWNNWFIDANGGVQVYFGDSDAKQSFSKRLAPAMDISLGKWFTPGIGLRIGYMGLQLKGASTSPNADFASCNSFTKDGETYYKQKWNMMNLHGEVMFNLSNMFAGYNPNRVYSFIPYLGMAWLHSWDTPKNDELGATIGLINKFRLSPALDLNIEARGTLVKDRFDGEVGGKKYDGIGAVTLGLTYKFKQRDFNRGTVISTGISESEMRRLQNQLRDAQAYNNQLKDEIEALRNRKPEVVYKETSANDSRVVFFQIGKSNLTSRDLVTVQMMAESIKATDKTYKVVGYADSATGSKALNQRLSEARANAVKDALIKEGVKESQLEVVGMGGVDSVFGKDNQLSRVVIVK, encoded by the coding sequence ATGAAAAAGAGTTTACTTACAGCTGTATTTGCGTTAGCTTCACTTGGTGGTGTTGCTTATGCTCAAAGCAATGACAACATTTCTGTGAATACAGACAAATACAAAGTTGAAACAAATCGTTTTTGGAATAATTGGTTTATTGACGCTAATGGTGGTGTTCAAGTTTATTTTGGAGATTCGGATGCAAAACAATCATTTAGCAAGAGATTAGCTCCAGCAATGGATATTTCTTTAGGTAAGTGGTTTACTCCAGGAATTGGACTTCGTATCGGATATATGGGGTTGCAATTAAAGGGAGCATCAACTAGTCCTAATGCTGATTTTGCTTCATGCAATAGTTTTACAAAGGATGGTGAAACATATTATAAACAAAAATGGAACATGATGAACTTACACGGTGAAGTAATGTTCAATTTATCTAATATGTTTGCTGGTTATAATCCTAATCGTGTTTACTCATTCATCCCTTATCTAGGTATGGCATGGTTACACTCTTGGGATACCCCTAAAAATGATGAATTAGGAGCAACTATTGGTCTTATTAACAAATTCCGTCTATCTCCAGCTTTAGATTTAAATATTGAAGCACGTGGTACTTTAGTTAAGGATCGCTTTGATGGTGAAGTTGGTGGAAAAAAATATGATGGGATTGGTGCAGTAACATTAGGTCTTACTTATAAATTCAAACAAAGAGACTTTAATAGAGGTACTGTAATTTCTACAGGTATTAGCGAAAGCGAAATGCGTCGTCTACAAAATCAATTACGTGATGCTCAAGCTTACAACAATCAGTTGAAAGACGAAATCGAAGCTTTACGTAATAGAAAACCTGAAGTAGTTTACAAAGAAACTTCTGCTAACGATTCAAGAGTTGTCTTCTTCCAAATTGGTAAGAGCAATTTAACTAGCAGAGATCTTGTAACAGTTCAAATGATGGCTGAATCTATCAAGGCTACAGATAAGACTTACAAAGTTGTAGGTTATGCTGATAGCGCAACTGGTAGCAAAGCACTTAACCAACGTTTAAGTGAAGCTCGTGCTAACGCTGTGAAAGATGCACTTATTAAAGAAGGTGTAAAAGAATCACAACTTGAAGTTGTTGGTATGGGTGGTGTAGATTCTGTATTTGGTAAAGACAACCAATTAAGCCGTGTAGTAATTGTTAAATAA
- a CDS encoding aspartate kinase (COGs: COG0527 Aspartokinase~InterProIPR001048:IPR002912:IPR005106:IPR001342:IPR 001341~KEGG: bfs:BF0558 bifunctional aspartokinase I/homeserine dehydrogenase I~PFAM: Homoserine dehydrogenase, catalytic; Aspartate/glutamate/uridylate kinase; Amino acid-binding ACT; Aspartate/homoserine dehydrogenase, NAD-binding~PRIAM: Aspartate kinase., Homoserine dehydrogenase~SPTR: Aspartokinase/homoserine dehydrogenase, threonine-sensitive;~TIGRFAM: Aspartate kinase domain~IMG reference gene:2504106317~PFAM: Homoserine dehydrogenase; Homoserine dehydrogenase, NAD binding domain; Amino acid kinase family; ACT domain~TIGRFAM: aspartate kinase): protein MKVIKFGGSSVASANTIKQVRAIVESKSDTPVIVVVSALGGITDQLLSTAHLAADGNVAYEKEILSLINRHESVVNDLFDDTKNRMQLSMQMKKLLDELINIFKGVYLIKDLSSKTLDTIVSYGERLSSLIVSASIPKAKWVDSRDIIKTEFKHGKHVPNSELTTELIQQAFKYTPKVTVMGGFISSDVTSGDTTNLGRGGSDYTAALVATALHASCLEIWTDVDGFMTADPKVIDKAYTIEELTYDEATELSNFGAKVIYPPTIYPVCHTNIPILVKNTFNPSGAGTVISSTTKGASKQVIKGISSIDNTSLITVQGLGMVGVIGVNYRIFKALAKNGISVFLVSQASSENSTSIGVRGEDTQSACNALNTEFAKEIEQGVISPMRAQEGLATVAVVGKNMKGNAGIAGRLFQTIGRNGINIIACAQGASEMNISIVVDGHLLRKALNVIHDSFFLSEYKELNLFICGIGTVGSSLIDQIKSQRKRLMNEQHLKLNVVGIASSSRLLTNREGLNLENYREVLYDAGISSSPSILRDEIIKMNIYNSVFVDCTASESIADLYQDLLGHNVSIVAANKIAASSAYNNYAALKRVALDKGVKFLFETNVGAGLPIINTINDLINSGDKILKIEAVLSGTLNYIFNEISKDVPFSKTIQNAQKEGFSEPDPRIDLSGTDVIRKLVILTREAGYRIEQSDVETHLFMPNEFFDGTLDEFWNRVPSLDEVFEKRRAVLEKENKKWRFVAKFENGQASVGLKEVDVSHPFYNLEGSNNIILLTTDRYKAYPMQIQGYGAGAGVTAAGVFADIMSIANI from the coding sequence ATGAAAGTTATTAAGTTTGGAGGTTCATCTGTGGCTTCTGCAAATACTATAAAGCAGGTTAGGGCCATTGTCGAGTCTAAATCAGACACTCCCGTAATTGTAGTAGTATCCGCTCTAGGAGGAATTACTGACCAATTATTGTCAACAGCTCATTTAGCAGCTGATGGTAATGTTGCATATGAAAAAGAGATTCTGTCTTTGATTAATAGGCATGAATCTGTAGTCAATGATTTATTTGATGATACAAAGAACCGAATGCAGCTTTCAATGCAAATGAAGAAGCTTTTGGATGAGCTTATTAATATCTTTAAGGGTGTTTATTTAATTAAAGATTTATCATCTAAAACTTTAGATACAATAGTTAGTTACGGCGAAAGACTTTCTTCGTTAATTGTATCGGCTTCTATTCCCAAAGCCAAATGGGTCGATTCACGTGATATTATTAAAACAGAGTTTAAACATGGCAAACATGTGCCTAATAGTGAACTGACAACTGAATTGATTCAGCAAGCTTTCAAATATACTCCTAAAGTAACCGTCATGGGCGGTTTCATTTCTTCTGATGTTACCTCTGGAGATACTACAAACTTAGGTAGAGGTGGCTCCGATTATACTGCAGCTTTAGTAGCTACAGCTTTACATGCGTCTTGTCTTGAAATATGGACAGATGTAGATGGGTTTATGACAGCTGACCCAAAAGTTATTGATAAAGCTTATACTATCGAAGAGTTAACGTATGATGAAGCCACTGAGTTATCCAACTTTGGTGCAAAAGTGATCTATCCTCCAACGATTTACCCTGTATGTCATACTAATATTCCTATTCTTGTTAAAAATACATTTAATCCTTCTGGTGCTGGAACTGTAATTTCTTCCACTACTAAAGGAGCTTCTAAGCAAGTAATTAAGGGAATCTCTTCTATTGATAATACAAGCTTAATTACGGTACAAGGTTTAGGTATGGTAGGAGTTATCGGAGTAAATTACCGTATTTTTAAAGCTCTTGCTAAAAATGGTATTAGTGTATTCCTTGTTTCTCAGGCTTCTTCTGAAAATAGTACCTCAATTGGTGTAAGAGGAGAGGATACCCAAAGTGCCTGTAATGCATTGAATACAGAGTTTGCCAAAGAGATAGAGCAAGGAGTCATTTCGCCTATGAGGGCTCAAGAAGGTTTAGCAACTGTAGCTGTTGTTGGTAAAAATATGAAAGGCAATGCAGGTATTGCTGGACGTCTTTTCCAAACTATTGGTAGAAATGGGATTAATATTATTGCTTGTGCTCAGGGAGCTTCAGAAATGAATATCTCTATTGTAGTAGATGGGCATTTGCTTAGAAAGGCATTAAATGTAATTCATGATTCGTTTTTCTTATCAGAATACAAAGAACTTAATCTGTTTATATGTGGAATAGGGACTGTTGGAAGTAGCTTAATTGATCAAATTAAATCTCAACGAAAGCGTTTAATGAATGAACAGCATCTAAAACTAAATGTGGTAGGGATAGCTAGCAGCTCTCGTTTATTGACCAATAGAGAAGGTCTTAATTTGGAAAATTACAGAGAAGTGCTTTATGATGCTGGTATCTCTAGTTCTCCATCTATCCTGAGAGATGAAATTATAAAGATGAATATTTATAATTCTGTATTCGTAGATTGTACTGCGAGTGAATCTATAGCCGATTTATATCAAGATTTGTTAGGGCACAATGTTTCCATTGTTGCGGCTAATAAAATTGCTGCTTCATCAGCATACAACAATTATGCTGCATTAAAGAGAGTGGCACTCGATAAGGGTGTCAAATTCTTATTTGAGACTAATGTGGGAGCTGGGTTACCGATAATTAATACTATTAATGATTTAATTAATAGTGGAGATAAAATACTGAAGATAGAGGCAGTACTTTCGGGTACTCTAAACTACATTTTTAATGAGATAAGTAAAGATGTGCCTTTTAGTAAAACAATACAGAATGCTCAAAAAGAAGGATTTTCAGAGCCTGATCCTCGTATTGATTTAAGTGGTACTGATGTTATTCGTAAACTAGTAATTTTAACTCGGGAAGCAGGTTATAGAATAGAGCAGTCAGACGTGGAAACGCATTTATTTATGCCCAATGAATTCTTTGATGGAACATTAGATGAATTTTGGAATCGTGTTCCTAGCTTAGATGAAGTTTTTGAAAAACGAAGGGCTGTATTAGAGAAAGAGAATAAGAAATGGCGATTTGTTGCTAAATTTGAAAATGGACAGGCTTCTGTCGGGTTGAAAGAGGTTGATGTTTCGCACCCTTTTTATAATCTAGAAGGAAGCAATAATATTATTTTACTGACAACAGATAGATATAAAGCATATCCTATGCAAATTCAGGGTTATGGAGCAGGTGCAGGTGTTACTGCGGCGGGTGTTTTTGCAGATATTATGAGTATAGCTAATATATAA
- a CDS encoding transposase IS3/IS911 family protein (InterPro IPR002514~KEGG: bth:BT_4291 hypothetical protein~PFAM: Transposase IS3/IS911family~SPTR: Transposase;~IMG reference gene:2504106318~PFAM: Transposase) — translation MKSKKMNRYTDSERLSILRDHFETGSSRASTARKYNLATPSLINSWINRFRFEELELSSDCKYSQEMKKKQETTSTESSLQSRIRDLEKALAYSKLEVLALNTLIDIAEKQEEITIRKKSGAKQ, via the coding sequence ATGAAATCAAAGAAGATGAATAGATATACAGATAGTGAAAGATTATCTATTCTGCGAGATCATTTTGAAACAGGTTCAAGCCGGGCATCCACAGCTAGAAAATATAATCTAGCTACTCCTAGTCTAATAAATTCATGGATAAATCGATTTCGTTTTGAAGAATTAGAATTATCTTCCGACTGTAAATACAGCCAAGAGATGAAAAAGAAACAGGAAACAACCTCGACTGAATCTAGTTTACAATCTCGTATACGAGATTTAGAAAAAGCTTTAGCTTACTCTAAACTGGAAGTTCTAGCATTGAACACTCTTATAGATATCGCTGAAAAACAAGAAGAAATTACTATAAGAAAAAAATCTGGGGCCAAGCAGTAA